In Iodobacter fluviatilis, one DNA window encodes the following:
- a CDS encoding sterol desaturase family protein, whose translation MREYILTTQWHEIMGVGVLFFAALYFGFGGLTWFLSHWLLPKIAYGHVLDPRPQGHEQLRRELRLSLLTIFLFGTGMVFPWGMLQLGWAHLALQASATQLTIEISALIIWNEIHFYINHRLLHTRWLKHFHLPHHRSMVTTPWSTYSFHPIEAIMLGNVIMLPMLVHDFSIYSLAAVPVFSIIFNNIGHSNYDFLPDAHHDRWWLNGARRHHLHHACFHGNYGFMFPFMDRLLNTALPPDAADKQIKRHAA comes from the coding sequence GTGCGCGAATATATTCTGACTACTCAGTGGCATGAAATCATGGGCGTTGGCGTGCTGTTTTTTGCCGCGCTGTATTTTGGTTTTGGAGGGCTAACCTGGTTTTTAAGTCACTGGCTGCTGCCAAAAATCGCCTATGGCCATGTACTTGATCCCCGCCCACAAGGGCATGAGCAGCTGCGCCGCGAGCTGCGCCTTTCCCTACTGACCATTTTTTTATTTGGCACGGGCATGGTTTTCCCATGGGGCATGTTGCAGCTGGGCTGGGCGCATTTGGCCTTGCAGGCGTCGGCGACACAGCTAACCATCGAGATCAGCGCCTTAATCATCTGGAATGAAATCCATTTTTATATCAACCACCGCCTACTACACACCCGCTGGCTAAAGCATTTTCATTTGCCACACCATCGCTCGATGGTCACCACACCTTGGTCGACCTATAGCTTTCACCCCATCGAAGCCATCATGCTGGGCAATGTGATTATGCTGCCGATGCTGGTGCACGATTTCTCGATTTACTCACTCGCGGCTGTCCCTGTTTTCAGTATTATTTTCAATAATATCGGCCATTCCAATTACGATTTTTTACCTGATGCCCATCATGACCGCTGGTGGCTTAATGGCGCGCGCCGCCATCATTTGCACCATGCTTGTTTTCACGGTAATTACGGCTTTATGTTTCCGTTTATGGACCGCTTATTAAACACCGCCCTGCCACCGGACGCCGCTGACAAGCAGATTAAACGCCATGCTGCGTAA
- a CDS encoding fatty acid desaturase has product MLRNQRDWQSLSYLILQPLLVAWLWRTGLNTLINLALFALMLFLTLGISVIHHNHTHLRMWRSKQLNRISDFWITLLQGHPTFVFYPAHIRNHHRYRHGPKDVARTYRFSGDSNNLAGYLLHPLQATIVLYPLFINWLLGLRQRHRGVFYYCLRQYAAVLLLWGILAWLNWQKFMIFVLLPQLYGLHWLLATNYLQHAHADGNSPINFARNFEGWVNPLLFNIGLHTAHHRHPRAHWSALNQLHLQYRDQIDPRLNAGPLLWYMCRSYFLSPIFPRWRSYSLMKPTKES; this is encoded by the coding sequence ATGCTGCGTAATCAACGCGACTGGCAAAGCTTGAGCTACTTAATTCTGCAACCGCTGCTGGTGGCATGGCTGTGGCGCACCGGGCTGAATACTTTAATCAACCTTGCTCTTTTCGCCCTGATGCTTTTTCTCACCCTAGGCATCAGCGTTATTCACCACAATCACACTCATCTGCGGATGTGGCGCAGTAAGCAGCTCAACCGGATCAGCGATTTCTGGATCACGCTCTTGCAGGGCCACCCGACTTTTGTGTTTTATCCGGCGCATATCCGCAATCATCACCGCTATCGCCACGGCCCCAAAGACGTGGCGCGTACCTATCGCTTTAGTGGCGACAGCAACAACCTGGCCGGCTATCTTTTACACCCACTGCAAGCCACGATCGTACTCTACCCGCTGTTTATAAACTGGCTCTTGGGCTTAAGGCAGCGACATAGAGGCGTATTTTATTACTGCCTGCGTCAATATGCCGCCGTGCTCTTACTCTGGGGTATTCTGGCTTGGCTGAACTGGCAAAAGTTTATGATCTTTGTTTTACTGCCACAGCTCTATGGGCTGCATTGGCTGCTCGCCACCAATTACCTGCAACACGCCCATGCCGATGGCAACTCGCCGATTAACTTTGCCCGCAATTTTGAAGGCTGGGTCAACCCGCTGCTGTTTAATATCGGCCTACATACGGCGCACCATCGCCACCCCCGCGCGCACTGGTCTGCCCTCAATCAGCTCCATCTGCAATACCGTGATCAGATCGATCCCCGCCTTAATGCGGGCCCACTACTCTGGTATATGTGCCGCAGCTATTTTCTAAGCCCTATTTTCCCGCGCTGGCGTAGCTATAGCCTGATGAAACCCACTAAGGAATCTTGA